The Molothrus ater isolate BHLD 08-10-18 breed brown headed cowbird chromosome 6, BPBGC_Mater_1.1, whole genome shotgun sequence genome segment TCCCAACCTCCGTGTCATTTTCCGAACTCCAGTGGCCCGTCCCTGCCCCGTAGGTGCCCCTCTTCCCCCCGTTTTGATGCCATTCCATGGATCTAAGGTATGTTGTACATACTGCCCAGAGTTGTCTTGCAAGTTAAGGCTTCCCTTTACTATAAGactataaataataaacaaaaaaagccaaaattccACTTATTTTATCCTCCCCCGTGGTTACCATTTGTTCTTGGAATGGGGGAAGTTGGTGCCACCGGATCCAGACGTGGCATCACCTCCTGCCCCGCATCCCCGGGGCCACCAGCACACGGCGGGTGTGACTTCTGGTTTATTGATGCCAAAAAGCTCTGCCAGAGCCTGTGTCCCACCTGGGCTCTGgccaggatggcagcaggacacccggcctggagcaggctggatTTTGGTATTGCTAGCACCCTGAGCACCGtgctctgcctggccaggctgccgtggggatgggatgggatgggctgtgcCGCTCGCTCCTGGGGCTTGGCACCCcgagccagcagcaggactcCCCTACTGGGCAGCAGATGctggatccaggctgggcacaggatACTGCAGGAAGTGCATCACCGCCCTCGCCACCTTCTCCGGGGCAATGTTGTAGACAGGGTGCGTGGcctgctgtgggagagagaGGGATGGAGGAATGTTAATCATGGagtcctggaatggtttgggtgggaaggcaCCTTAAGGATCACCTAGTCCAGCCCACTGTGCACAGGGAATCTCtaccatcccaggttgctccaagcctagtccaacccagccttggacacttccagagacgGGGCAGCCaaagcttctctgggcagcctgtgccaaggcctcagcaccctcacagggaagaataCCTTGCCCATATCCCATCTGAAAATCCCCTTTTCTGGTTTggagccattcccccttgtcctatcactccaAGCCCTTGTCCAAAGCCTGACTCAAGCTCCCTTGAAGCTCTTTAGGCCCTTGAAGCAGCTCTAAGTTCTCCCtgaagcctccttttctccatgctGAACCCCAACTCTTTTCACTGCCATTGGATCTGCCTTTCTCAGTGCTGTGGAGCGCGGGAAgctcatccctgccctccccagcaaTGCCTAGTACTTACCAGGCAATTCTCAGGGATACCCAGGACCACCTCATTGTGGAGATCTCCACTTCCGAAGTGCTGTGCTATGGCCAACCCACTCAGGCAGTAGCAGGTGTGGTAGAAATCCCGGGATCTGCATGCAAAGAGATACTGGAATGCTGAGGGGGCATCGAGGCATCCCTGGTGCCAGGCAGCCCCGTGTTTCCCCCCACACTCACTTTCCTGGCTTATCCAGCAGCCCgccagctgggcactggcagcacaggagaatgtattcctgcagtgccagctggtCAAACATCCAGTGTGCCATGCTCAGCGCTGGATCGCCTGGAAGGGAAATCCCAGAGGAGAAACACCACAGAAGGTGTCAAATCCCTCCAGATGCCGTTCTGGGGACAGAGGAAGCCTGTGGCAACTCACCCCTGGCATGGAGTGCCCgatggagcaggggcaggagcccaGCTTGCCAAAAGGAGTAGCACCCATCCACCAGCTTGTTGCAGCGGCCCTGGAATCCGCCCTCGAAGCGCATCTGCCGCCCGGTCACCCAGTGCTGCGGGGCAATGGGAACCAGTGTGGGACCAAAGCTCCCCAGCAGGATGAGAGCCCCAGTATCCTGGAGAGCGGTCACTCACCAGCAGGCTCCGGAGGTTCAGCAGATGTTCCTGCTTGAGGATGACCAGTGCGGCCACGCCACAGAAAGTGTAGCCACCATGTGCCTCCATGCCCGGCACGCCGCCAATCCCACCCTCCCAGTTCTGGCACCTGtgggagcagagtcagggcagcaggaacGCCAGGAATGTCATCTCCCGtcccccacctgtccccagaTCTCACCTGGCAATCCACTCGGCCGTCCCAGCGAAGAGTGCTGGTGTCAGGATATTGGTCAGTGAGGCCACTGAGGCGGCGCAGTAGGcgctcctgcaggaaaagggtGCCCAGAGATTCAGGAGGTGAGTGCTCAGGGATATGGCACTGGAACCCCAAAGTGGCACCAGCTCCCTAAAATTACACTGGCTCCCCAAAATGGCACAAAGTGCCTGATCTAGGCACTGGCTCCCTGCGACagcaccctgccatggcagtaGCTCGTGTCACTggtcccctgccatggcaccaACACCCCAAAATAGCATTGGCTCCCCAAAACTACACCTCCCCATGGCACTGGCTCCCCACCACGGTACCACCTCCCCGAACAGCACTGGTTCTCCAGTGTGGCACCAGCCACTCCCCAAAACACCACCAGCCCCCCAAAACACAACTAGGTCCACAAAACtgcaccctgccatggcactggcTCTTCAGAATGGCATTTGCTCCCCAGAAGTAGCACTGACTGCCCAAAACTGTACCCCAAATTAGCAGTGGCTCCCCACCATAGCACCAGCTCCCCAAAATTTTACTGGCTCCCAAACAtcaccagctcccagcactgaatCCCCAGAATGGCACCAGCTCCCCACCACAGCACCTGCTTCCAGCACTGGCTCTCCAAAATGCCCAGGCCCTCCCTCCAAAACAGCCTCCCCATGCAGCCCTCACCCACCTGACATCCACCTCTCCACCCACGTGCATGAGGAAGGAGCCATCCGGCTGCTTCAGTGAGTACAGGTATTCCAAGAGCTTcttcctgcaggagccaggggctGTGAGAGGGGGGACAcgcagcccagctcccacccagctCCTCCCGGCCCCCAGACCTGTCGATGATGCCGAAGGCCTCCTCGGTGCCGATGATGCAGAGCGCATTGACGGCGGCGTAGGTGGGGGCAAGGTGGGGGTGCTGGCCGGGAccccccccaaatccacccTGGGGGCTCTGGCACCGCCTCAGGAATTGGCAGACACTGCGAGAaggtggggaaggggctcagcgTCACCTGTGTCACCCCGCTGGGGCGATGCATCCCCTCCCGGCCTCGTGAATGCCCCCCAAGGTCGAAGCCGGGGGTGTCACCCTCCCATCTCCGTCGTCACGAGGAAGCCGCCGGAAGAATGGGCGGCATTGACGGTGGCAGGGAGACAAAGCACTCCTTtgctctggggacagcgggAGGTGGCACCTCCGGAGTCACGCGGGCGGCCAGCAGCGGCAGTGGCCATGGTGGGgtccccccagctctccccactCACTCAGAGGCCACCGAATCGGGAATGGGctcatccagcagctccaggctgtgcaggaTCCAGTAGCAGAGCCAGGGGCGGCTGGCATccagacactgcagggacagaggggacagtcAGGGAATGGCACCAGACATGGCAGGAGCAAGGAGACAGCCAGGAAGCCCCCAGAGCATCGCTGGGATGAGCgtgggcacacagggaatgctgtgtccaccctggggctggcaaACCCCCGGCAACAAACAGCGCTggtgacagccccagggcaAGGGGAGCACCCCAGGCAGTGGCTCCAGGTGGCACATCCAGCATTCCCGGTACCTCATAGGCTTCAGTGAGCTGCCGGAGACCCCTCTTCAGGTAATGGAAGTGCTTCTCCCGCTGCAGGACGTACCTGGAATACAGAGAGGACAGGATGAGCAGGCAGGGTGGCCTGAAAAAGCAGGGGGACAGTGGCAGGAGGGGCAGaatcctcctgcagcacccactggGGTCAATCGGTCTTTTGGGATGGGAGTTATTTATGGTTATTGGGAGTTTTGATACTCACTGTGAGGAGTGATGGTTTGTCTTGTAGGCATCATAGACCTCCTGCACGATGTCCTCCACCTTGGACTAgtcaggaaaaatgggaataaagaCTATGGTGAGCTCTGGGAAGAGGCTTTGCATGTCCCAAACATGATCCCCACTGAACCCTGCAACTCCTACCCCATCCCAGGGGTCTATCTGATTCACAGCCCCATCTCACCCAGTAAAACCAAACTAAGAATTCCCAGGAGCTTTGTGCCCCAAATTATGCCAGAATCCAGCACCATCCTGTGCTGCTTTACAAATCCAGCTTGAGTTTGGTTCAGCTCAAGACTGTCATACAAAACACTCTCCTCCTGCTCACGCTGGGATAACTGGGGACTTGGACACTCTAAGCCACGGTAATCCTCAAGGAAATACCCCGGGATCAGCCTCAGGGGTGAGGAGGGGCCACACGGGGACCTGCATTCATGGCACTGTGTCTTGCCAGAGAACAATTGAGCAAGAACCCCATGGATTGGGAAACCCGGAGTCACTTTTTACCCCGTCCCAGCACCcaggggagctgccaggggctgggtcAGGATAGTGGGATGGAGGGGAGAGTCTGGCTGTCCCAGAACTCCTCACCCTCCCgcagctggtgctggggaaCGTGTCCCGCGGAAGCTGCCGTGGCTGGCGGGTGGCAGGCACCGCCGGGCCCCCCAAAACACTGGTCACTGCTGCGCTGTTGTCACAGCGGGTGTGGGGACAGTAGTGTCGTGGGGATACTGGGATCGGGATCATTCAATCCCATGGCACCCCTGAATCCCGTCCCAGAGCAGCCTAAAGCCCATTCCATGGCACCCCAAAGCCTAGCCCCACGGCAGCCCGGCACCCTAAACCCCATTCCATGgcagcccaaagcccagccccatggctgcccgGCACCCCACACCCCACCGCCCCGGCACCCCTCGCCCCACAGCGCAGCCCCCCAGCACCTGCTCGGCGGAGGTGCAGGTCCGCAGCCCATCgtcccgcagccgccgccgcccgccggaGCCGGGGGCCGCTCCCGCCATGCTGCGGCCGCGGGGGCAGCGGGCGACGGCGGCCGGGAGGGGACGCGCGGCCGCGCTCCTGGCCCCGCCCCACCACACacggccccgcccctccccggATGGCCACGCCTCTTATGTCTTGGGCACGCCCAGCCCCGGCGCGCGTGCGCAGAGAAGCCACTCCGGGGCCGCTGCGTCATCGTGATGTGACGTCATTTATTGCATCATCATATAACCCACGGGTTGGGTTGATAACAACCTTAAAACGCATCCAGTTCCACCCTGTGCCGTGAGCAGAGACACCTTCtaccagaccaggttgctccaagccttgtccagcctggccttggacacttccagggatggggcagccacagcttctctgggaaatccactccagtgcctcagcaccctcactgtaaagaatttcttcctaatatccaatctacacctccccttttccattttggagacatttccccttgtcctgtcactccatggCCTCatcccaagtccctctccacctCTCTTGGAGCCCCTGTAGGAACTGGAAAGGGCTCTAACTCTCGCtggagccttcttttctccatgccaagcaatcccagctctcccagcctgttcTTAGCCCTTGGAGGATttctgtggcctcctctgaacatgctccagcagctccctgtccttctGGTGACAAggaccccagggctggacacagtgcTCCATGTGGGGTTTCACCTGAGTGGGACAGAGGAGGACAATCCCCCCTCACCCTGTTGCCCATGCTGCCAGCAACACAGCCCAGGACATGGGTGGCtttccagggctgccagcacaccTTGTCAGGTCATATCCAGCCTCTCATCTCCCCCAGATTCCTCTCATctgggctgctcctcatcccaccACCTGCATCCTGCACTTATATTGGGAGTTGTCCTGACCCatgtgccagccctgtcctttGCCTTGTTTACTCTCACAAGTTCCCACGGGAACCTTGTCCCTGGACAGAAAAACCTGGACAACGCACCCTTGtccaggtcctgctgggtgccatcccatccctcctAAGTGTCAGCAGTCCCtctggtgcagctctgtgtCACCGCAGTGTCCCCTGCTGCGCCCCTTTGTCCAGTTCTCAATGCCCCCAGAGCAATCCCGGGTACATCCCTGGTGCTCCCAGAGTCCCCAGAGTCGCCGCTGCTCCCCCTGGTACATCCCCTGTCCCCCACCTCCGGTTTTCCAGAGCATCCCCAACAAATCCTACGGTGCATTCCTGGCTCCATCCCCCCgttctccccagctctcctcccagtccatcccccGCGTCGCCGCCCAATTCCCCACAGCATCTCCCGGTGTATCCcgggtgtcccctccccgctccccacagcatcccccGGTCCATCCCCGGTGTCGCCCCCCTCGTTTCCCCTCCCGGTgccccctcccgccgccgccgctcccgccccgccccgccccggtGCATCCCCCGGtgccagcccggcccggcgcggcggcggcgcagcTCGCGGCCCCGGAGCGGCCCCGGtgtggcggcggcggcggcggcccgggcCCGCCATGGCCAAGCAGTACGACGTGCTGTTCCGGTTGCTGCTGCTCGGGGACTCGGGCGTGGGCAAGACCTGCCTGCTCTGCCGGTTCACCGACAACCAGTTCCACCCCGCCCACATCTCCACCATCGGTACCGGCACCGGCAGCGCacggcggccgcggcggcgggagcggggaaACGGGGAACCGGGAGCATCGGGGAAGCGGGAGCAGTGGGGAGGCACAGCACCGGGGAAACGGGAGCATCGGGGAACCGGGCAACCGGGAAGACTGGGAGCCGCAGCACCGTGGAAACGGATATGCCGGGGAAACGGGGAGCCGCGGCACCGGGGAAACGTGAAACCGGGAGCATCAAGGAATCGGGAGCAATGGGGAGGCGCAGCACCGGGTAACCGGGAGCACTGGGAGCCGCATTACCGGGGAAAAGGGAAAACGGGGAACTGGGGAGCCGTGGGCACCAAGAAACCGTGAGTACTGGAGAGCCAACCGCAGCACcggggaaatgggaaaaaggGCAACGGGGGAGCGGGAAAACCGTGGGAAGTGGAGAACCGGGAGACGCAGCAACCGAGAAATGGGAATCCAGGGAACAGGAAAACCGTGGGCATCGGGGAACCGGGACTGCCGAGGAACTGCCGGGAAACCACGGGATCGGGGAAACGGGAAACCAGGGCACCAGGGAGTCGTGGGAACCGGGGCACCGGGGAGTGGTGGGCACGGGAAAACCGGGGGCACCAGGAAAGTGTTAACCGTGGGCACTGGAGAGCTGCAACACTAGGAACATGGGGAAACAGGTAACCAGAGAGCGGGAAAACCGGGcactggggagagggaaaacTGTGGGCACCGGGGAACCAGGAGCATCGAGAGATGCAGCACCGGGGAACCGGGAAGTAACGGGCATCGGGAAACGGTAAAACTGTGGGCATCCACAAGCCGGGTGCAGCATAGGGAAACTGGGAAATCGGGGGCTCTGGAGTGCCGCGGCTCCAGGGAACCGAGAGCATCAGGGAGCCAGTTCCCTGGAGCATCAGGGAGCCAGGAAATCCTGGCTATGGGAGAACCAGGAGGACCAGGCACCTCTGGCACAGGGGAACCGGGAGCAGCATGCAGCCGGGAAGTGAGAGCATTGGGAAGCCACAGCACCGAGAAGCCGTAGCGCTGGGGAACTGGGAGAACTGGAcagccacagcaccagggaACTGGGAGCACCGGGATCAGCACCTGGCACCGAGGCCTCCTGCAAGGCCAGGCACTGGGTGCGGGGATCAGCACCAGGCCATGTTGGGGCATGGGGTGGgtcaggagggaggaggggaccAGAGGGCCCCCAGTGTCAGCATCTCCTGGAAAGGGAAACACCAGGACACCACACCCCATTCCAATCCCAGGTGTCGATTTCAAGATGAAGACCATCGAGGTGGATGGGATCAAGGTGCGGATACAGATCTGGTGAGTGGCAGCACTGGAACCTGGGGGCAAGAGAGAAGTAATTCTGGGGGTTCTGAGTCCTGCTCCCCCCACCCAAGCTaagggctgagccctgccatACTCATGCCATGGGTGGTGGCACTGACCCGCTGTcgctgggcagggacacagctggccAGGAGCGGTACCAGACCATCACCAAGCAGTACTACCGGCGGGCTCAGGTATGGGGGCTCCCCATCCTGCTACACAGgagaggggaaactgaggcacaattTTGGGGTGTCAACAGCCGCCCCCCACCCCCTGCAGGGCATTTTCCTGGTGTACGACATCAGCAGCGAGCGCTCCTACCAGCACATCGTGAAGTGGGCCAGCGACGTGGATGAGGTGGGGGTTCTTGAGGGGAGGTCTGGGGGTTCCCCAGCCATGTGTTGGGGGGTCCTTACACTGTTCCCCCACCCAGTACGCACCCGATGGCGTCCAGAAAATCCTCATCGGGAACAAGGCAGACGAGGAGCACAAGAGGCAAGTGCCCAAAGAGCAAGGGCTGCAGGTGAGCGGGGGCTGCTGTGTGCCCCCCCCAGGGGGCAGGACccctcctgcacccccagcatggccagcctctccctgagcccccccccCGGCACTTGGGACCCCGacagccctcctgcagccctaCCTCTATCTGGGACCCCCAAGcctccccagtccctcccagcaTGACCAGGGACCCCCCATCCTCTTGCAGTCTGtacccagctccctcagtgtcCGGGTACCCTCTTTCCCGCCATCTCTGCAGTGGTTGTGCACCCCCAAGGCTCCCTCTTCCCCACTTGCAAAATGTTCAAAGACCCCTAACCTCTTCCTGCACCTCCAGCAAGGTCTCCTGTGCCCCTGAAGCACACAGTGACCTCCTTGGTGTCCCCCTTGGGACCTCTTGACCCCCAAAGCACCCAGTGCACCTCCCTACAATCCCAGCATGGCCAGACCCTCCACAAGCCCCCCCTGCATTCCACATAGGCCCCAacagccctcctgcagcccaaCCCATATCCAGGGATCCCCCCCAAACATCCCTACCTGTATCCAGTGACCCCTCACGTTCCTGCAGTTTGAACCCAGGGACCACTgacctcccccagcagctccagagcatccAGGAAACCCCTTTACTGCCCAGTGCTACCCCAGGGTGTCCAACAATCCCCAATTCCTCCCAGTATCCCTCTCAGTGACCTCTGAACCCCAAAGCATCCAGCACCCCAACCCAGGTGTGCCCCTATGCCAGCCCCCCCGTAGCTCTCCTGTCTGTCCGTGCCCGGCTGTTCACATTCCAGAGAGGGGGGCAGGGGTATTGAATCCCCCCTCCTCCCAAATCATGCTACCCCCCCTCCCTGCCA includes the following:
- the RAB15 gene encoding ras-related protein Rab-15 isoform X2 — encoded protein: MKTIEVDGIKVRIQIWDTAGQERYQTITKQYYRRAQGIFLVYDISSERSYQHIVKWASDVDEYAPDGVQKILIGNKADEEHKRQVPKEQGLQLAREYGMDFYETSACSNLNIKESFTRLTELVLQAHRKELDELRGLPRAPTLARLEEDEQQPLGSEDTPKTCWC
- the FNTB gene encoding LOW QUALITY PROTEIN: protein farnesyltransferase subunit beta (The sequence of the model RefSeq protein was modified relative to this genomic sequence to represent the inferred CDS: inserted 3 bases in 2 codons; substituted 1 base at 1 genomic stop codon) produces the protein MMMQXMTSHHDDAAAXRSGFSAHARRGWACPRHKRRGHPGXGRGRVWWGGARSAAARPLPAAVARCPRGRSMAGAAPGSGGRRRLRDDGLRTCTSAEQSKVEDIVQEVYDAYKTNHHSSQYVLQREKHFHYLKRGLRQLTEAYECLDASRPWLCYWILHSLELLDEPIPDSVASDVCQFLRRCQSPQGGFGGGPGQHPHLAPTYAAVNALCIIGTEEAFGIIDRKKLLEYLYSLKQPDGSFLMHVGGEVDVRSAYCAASVASLTNILTPALFAGTAEWIARCQNWEGGIGGVPGMEAHGGYTFCGVAALVILKQEHLLNLRSLLHWVTGRQMRFEGGFQGRCNKLVDGCYSFWQAGLLPLLHRALHARGDPALSMAHWMFDQLALQEYILLCCQCPAGGLLDKPGKSRDFYHTCYCLSGLAIAQHFGSGDLHNEVVLGIPENCLQATHPVYNIAPEKVARAVMHFLQYPVPSLDPASAAQ
- the RAB15 gene encoding ras-related protein Rab-15 isoform X1, translated to MAKQYDVLFRLLLLGDSGVGKTCLLCRFTDNQFHPAHISTIGVDFKMKTIEVDGIKVRIQIWDTAGQERYQTITKQYYRRAQGIFLVYDISSERSYQHIVKWASDVDEYAPDGVQKILIGNKADEEHKRQVPKEQGLQLAREYGMDFYETSACSNLNIKESFTRLTELVLQAHRKELDELRGLPRAPTLARLEEDEQQPLGSEDTPKTCWC